A single Mastomys coucha isolate ucsf_1 chromosome X, UCSF_Mcou_1, whole genome shotgun sequence DNA region contains:
- the LOC116093247 gene encoding olfactory receptor 13H1-like, protein MKKMNYQEIGNHTKVTEFILLGLSRHPTSQNVVFWTLMFLYIVTLAGNSLIIFLVGGNSQLHTPMYFFLGNLSLLDLLFSTSVVPLIMVNSLYNFSTISYSSCFTQLAFRAFLALAECFLLAIMAYDRLVAISNPLRYNLVMSSRVCIFMALFAWMAAFLLTVLPILLFPISFCGHNVVNHFSCEVQAIFKLLCSNTISLQIMMIACAVISMPVPLIFILISYLLILKAVLRIHPTKARFKAFSTCASHLIVVAIYFGTLIYIYMRPQSKISHNGDKIVSIFYAAVTPMLNPLIYTLRNKDVRAVLKRVNCEVKS, encoded by the coding sequence atgaagaaaatgaattatCAGGAAATCGGAAACCATACCAAAGTCACTGAATTCATTCTTTTGGGACTGTCTAGGCATCCCACATCCCAGAATGTTGTCTTCTGGACACTGATGTTTCTCTATATAGTTACTTTGGCAGGAAAcagtttgattattttcctaGTAGGAGGCAACTCTCAACTGCACACAccaatgtatttctttcttggtAACTTGTCTTTACTGGATCTTCTATTTTCCACCAGTGTTGTACCCCTAATCATGGTGAATTCATTGTATAACTTCTCCACTATCTCCTACAGCTCCTGTTTTACCCAGCTTGCTTTCAGGGCTTTCTTAGCACTGGCTGAATGTTTTCTGCTTGCCATTATGGCTTATGACAGACTTGTAGCTATTTCAAATCCACTCAGGTATAACCTGGTTATGTCTTCTAGAGTATGTATTTTCATGGCTTTGTTTGCCTGGATGGCAGCCTTCCTTCTCACTGTTCTTCCAATTCTACTCTTTCCAATCAGTTTCTGTGGGCATAATGTAGTCAATCATTTCTCCTGTGAGGTTCAAGCCATCTTCAAATTGCTCTGTTCTAATACTATTTCTTTACAGATTATGATGATAGCTTGTGCTGTCATTTCAATGCCAGTacctttaattttcattcttatcTCTTATCTTCTTATCCTCAAGGCTGTTTTAAGAATCCATCCAACTAAGGCCAGGTTTAAAGCCTTTTCTACATGTGCCTCTCACTTGATTGTGGTTGCTATCTACTTTGGGAcactgatatatatttatatgagacCACAGAGCAAAATATCCCACAACGGGGACAAAATTGTCTCAATATTTTATGCAGCAGTGACCCCAATGCTAAATCCACTCATCTATACCCTAAGAAATAAGGATGTGAGAGCTGTTCTCAAGAGGGTAAATTGTGAGGTCAAGTCCTAA